The following DNA comes from Hylaeus volcanicus isolate JK05 unplaced genomic scaffold, UHH_iyHylVolc1.0_haploid 12197, whole genome shotgun sequence.
TAAcgtctaattttttaaaaacacaatTCATGCAAATTGGGTATGTTCACTAAAGAATTCacaattttctaaagaaaatgtacatttttcagATTCACATGTTGGGCAAGTACTCGACTTGCTTTATTATCCTttccatttacatttttcaattcggTTGTTCCTTTCATTTTACGTTCTCTTAACATTGTGGCtccgatacaatttttttctggGCTTCTTTTTGGTTATACACAACAGGCCGATGCGGCTACTTCCGCTGGTTTCACTGGCTTAGCTATTTGGCTCGCCATTCGATTACCAACATCCCTCGGTGCAATCCTGTGGAGTTTCTCTGATCTTGAGCAAAAAATGTGCTCATTGGAAAGAATTGAGTCAATGATTACAATGTTTGGTAGTCAGAAACAGCCGTTGATAATTAGACAAAACAAATTCACTTCCAATCCAATCACTCCACGTAcgtcatttaatttttcacattAATAGATAGAGAAAGGTCTATCTACGAATTCATGTAAACTAATCTAtttgtgtgcgtgtgtgtagatttaaaaaatacaccatctctgtttaaaaaatgtgtgtATCGATATGAGGATGATATTGATGCACATTTAGTGAGTCGTTCAGAGAATATCGTCCACAAGATAACTGAGATTCCTTCAAATCATGTTATCATGAAGGTATTAAATCTTTCCGTGTCATACCAAGTCGATCTCTCGTCATCTCATAAGTCACCTGAACAACAAACCGAAACTTGTTCCAGTTTTCAAGAACCCTGTGCTTTGCGTATTCCGAATGTTTCCGCGAAATCAGGTGATTTCATAGGGATAGTTGGTCGAACGGGTTCCGGAAAAACaacgtttcttctttctctcttaAATCTTCTAACAATCAACCATGGGGTTATACTTCTTAACGATATACCTATTTGCCACATGAGTGAAactttgattaataaaattattgggATACTTCCACAATTCCCTCCTTTATTTCGAGGTTGGACTCTTCGTCAGTGTGTTGATCCCAAGGTGCGTTTTTTGAACACACTTAATGTGTTTGTCAGTCTTGGATGAGTACATGAATCTATGAGTTTTTAACTGAGAAAAAATGAATCagtttacatttcttttgattttacCAAAATACATGTTCGTTCAGAATCAATTCCTTCCTTCTGAAATTTATCATATTCTAAGTCTTGTGTCATTAAGTACAAGAGTTGCTGCTTTGGAAAACGGACTCGATACTATTGTCATGTCACCCTCATGTGAATCGGATACAAGTTCCGCCATTTTTACAAACGCAGAACTGCGAACATTAGCACTTGCAAGACTTGCTCTTCATTCAAAAAACTATCGTTTAGTTCTTGTGGACGAGCCACCAGCTGAAAATTTACACTCTGAAGACCATATTTTGACACGGTGTTCTTCCCAAGCGGAGCATGACACAACTTTGAATCATTCAAACGGTACGCACGTCTAAACTTGAAAGTATTAGATGACtacgatttttgtttgcatAGCAAGGAGTGTACCTTACGCGTCAAAAAAAACGGACGTTGCTGATTTATTAAGAATGCTTTTCCCCACATCGATTATTATTGTCGTAGCTCATCAAGCTGCCACATTCAAGTAtgcttttatttctgtttacgGTTTTTAAAGAAGTGTTTAAACgcatttgtttttcttctgcaagactttttcctttctttataaatttttttttaaatgtagaaattgtAATCAGTTATGGGTTTTCTCACGTGGTGAACTTAAAGGAATCGAACCGGGATCTTCAGTGAGGACTCAAGAAGATTTAACGcgtttaattatgaaatatgaaacataATATCATCGTTGtgtcatcttttttttttgaccgctaacaaaatttgttttttgagTGTATGGCTTGTGTCTGCTTTTCTATTTGCGTGCTACAAATACTGATAATCTCACTGTGTTATCGGTGAGGTTTTATAGTAAAGGTGCAATCCATTCTTGGTCTACCGTTCTTTTTGTTCTGTTGGATCTAAAGTATCTGTAGGAGTGCGTTCCATATTCTTTAGCGACAAGACGTTTACAATAAACCACAAGAAAGTCTTTCACTTTTACAACCATGTGTTGGAGCtgcacaataatttatttacacatagatttaaaaaagaaaatttagtttACAATAGACAGAAACACTTTTTCTACTTGGTATGATACTGTTAAAATTTACGCACTGAAAGAATTCGGTGGTTTTTAACGGAAGGATCAGAATCTTCATCTTTTTTGTCAATAGAAACCAGTCATTCTTAGGGACAGAAAAATTGCTTAAAGAGCCTAGATTGGTGTCTACTAGTGTTAATGAAACATCAAAGTCAACCacctttttatttgaattcatcaGCATTCGGGTCATCATTTAATTCccataacttttcaatttctcttctttGAAATTCACTTATTTGTAGCTGTTTTATAGTCTCCTCTACATGACGACTTGCTTGTAAATTGTACGATTCTTTAAGTTTGTTAGTGTAAATGCCTTGTATAGTACATGAAGGTTTTAACGTTTTTTTCGTTGCTTTTAAAGTTTCTAAAAAGTCACATAAGAGAGCAACATGGGAGCGCGGCCAAGGCTTGATACTGTCCGTTTTTAGAGATAATTTGTGCGTCgagtctaagaaattagaacGTGGTTGGAAACATGTTTGTGAGTTGTTTTGCAAGTAGTACATGTATCATTGAGAAGCAAAAAGTGACGATAAGGATCGgtatttgttttgattttaaaGTCTTTTCCTTGATGATTATAACGTAAACGACGTTCTACTAAAGCTCCAGTCAAAAAAATTCGCGTTAAGGTGCCTTTCCACCATGCTTGAATTTTAGACGCAGCTGCATCACGTTTtctctaataaaatatttcaacacgatcaatcaaaagaaaatgaaagtcTTATGATATTAAGGTTTGACAAAGCATTACCTCCCATTCTTTCGAGTTTGACTCGTTTTTTTCTATAGGACTATCTTCATTCTTAACTGGCAATGCAATTTTCTCGTCCTCTACAAcagattcatttttcttttgtaacatGTTCGCCCCATTGGTTTTCCCTTATTCAATGTTACCTTTGCTTTCTAAAAGTTTTTCTGTATCTTCCTTGAAAGGAACAGATTTTTTTAGTTCATTGACATTGATAGATGAAAAAACATTTGCCTTGCGTGTTTTTCGCggtaaaagttttttttcacCAGTGCCTAACGGATAACGTTCTTCAGCTATCGGAGGCTCACTTGACACTTTAGGTTCTTTCGTTATCTCAGGTTGACCCAACATCGCACTCGAAGGCAGCCTGCTTTAAtcatttactataattaaGCAGTAAGAGTGTtcatgtttgaaattttttttttttcaaacaaagcTGCGTACAGGTCAGTGGTGTTCGTTGAATCTATAAGTTTTGAATTTCCTTGAAAGGAATCttggatataaaatatttacaagaaaGTTTCttgacatttaattttttgaaggGTCACAAAAAGCAAATATCATGCTGATTACCTTGTTTTACATGAGTTTGCGTCGTAGGGAATGGTTTCTGAGAGAGAGTTTCTTCTTGTGAAAAAATAAGAGGAAGTTTATTCTCTACATGAAAGTCGAGTAGGTGACATATAATAGCgaaagttttcttttaatattaaaggCATATAAAAAGATTTACCTTGTACGATGTCTTCGTTGACGAGATCGTTTGAAAAGCTTTTAAACCATGTACCGCTTGTAGCGTTTTTCATGATAAAATCAACAGTGCTTTTacaaaaagttacaaaaaaaaaaacaattcagtGTTATGTAGTAACGGTATGTACAGTCgaaaatataatgttatttgagttaaagaaaataatccaCAAACCAAAAAACAAATAGTATTTGTACACGGAAATatcaataagaaaaatttaagattttttttcgttttaaataaatataccttCAAATTAAACTTAAGAGGTAAAAAGTGATAAATCGTTTCTTCTCTACAATATCAAAACATATTAAGATAATAAAACTAGGATGCAGCTACCTGCTCGTTCCACAAATCTGAATAGTAGCCATTAGGAATAGAAATAAGTTGTTGGTGTGTGCCTTGTTCCTatgaagaaatcaatttttccagCCTCTCGCCTTTTTAACAACGTTCAAAATAACATTACCACAATCCTTCCTCGATTAAAGACATAGATCATATTAGCATCTACTATAGTGCCTAAACGATGAGCTACAACAATAACTGTTGTGTCCGTTAACTTCTAAGAATAAATAGATGTATTTATGTATCAAATGTCTCGGCTTGATgacattcaataaatattattactttaaactgattcataatatttttttcagtgaTGGAATCAAGGCAAGATGTAGGCTCATCAAGTAATAAAATGCGTgggtttctttttgtttttgttgtattaatgtaaaaataaaataagttaaattGATTACCGGAGTAAACATCGAGCGATAGcgattctttgtttttctccTCCACTTAGTTTAAGGCCTCTTTCTCCAACGATTGTGTCAAAACcctaaaaaataagaaagggttaaaaacaaatatgcCGACGGACTAAATGAGAAACGTAAATGCATTACTTGACTAAAGTTATTAATGATAGTGTCATAAATTTGTGCTGCTTTTGTTGCTTGAATAACTTGTTGAAAGCTCGCATTCATGTTTCCATAAcgtaaattcattaaaattgtatcgtgAAAAAGAGTTAAATCTTGTGGAACGATTCCAATATTCTCTCTAATTTTTCTTAGTTATGCCAAAACAAAAAGGTACCTGCTATTCTAACCGTAAAGACCTAATATTGAGAGTACGAAGATCGTCACCATTGATTGTGATTCGGCCTTCATGTGGATCATACAATCTAACGTTGCAAAAATACGACCAAAATAATCTTATTAAAACCAACTTTTAAAGAACCTGAAGAGTAATTTGAAAAGAGTCGATTTTCCAGATCCTGATGTTCTACGTTCAACGAAATTGTCATCAATATTACTTAACTCAATCTTATTGTACCCGACAATTCCAATTTTTGAGCCTTGTGGTATTTCCAAGTTTAAGtctaaaaaaaacaaaatatttccacgTTTTTGTACTGTACACGGTACTGGATAAAATAGGAGTATATTTTGAGTACGGTGTTGGTTCGTATAAACGACTAGTCTGTTGATCAATATTGTCCTTTTTATAGCCAAAACTAAcgtcttcaaattttatagCACTTGTTGGGCTAATCAttcaagagaaaattaaaaacacctTAACAAGAAATGGTAATATAACTTTACGTTAATTGTAGAGATTTAGCATGCGGAATAGAAAAACAAGTTGGTTTAATAGATAACACTTCATAAAGCTGTACAAAACATTGTAAACACTGGGGGTTCAACGCTACATTGGAACCTTTTCCAAGTCAACAAGATGAGAACGCGTATCTCTGTAGACAGAGCCTAGCATGTTAAGAGGTATGGACAGCTGGAATAATAGACTGGAAACGAATGCCATTGTTCCTGCAGTAGAATACACAACTGACAGTAAcacagaaattttaaaaaaatattaccaacAGGGATTGTATTAGATAATATATGAGAAGCTGTTAATAACATGGAGGAACAAAGTCCGAcgttaaaaatcaattgttgTCCGAAATTCAAAAACGCCAAGGACTGTGCTACCTTTTTTTTAGAAgagtcaaataaaaaattgtatataattcttatcaaaatttaaaaacatagctACCTTAATACTAGCATTTTGAGAATGCTTTTGTATTGAACGATACTTTCCAAGTTCTAATGGTTCGTTGGCAAAAAACCGAATGGATTCTGAGTTCATGATGGAGTCTAGAAGAACCCCTGATGTTTTTTGTTCCGCTTCattcatcaattttctatACACAGTTCGTTTTTGGGTCACTTTAGCAGTAAAAATAACGTAAGCCGCCATAGTGACTAACGTTGCAccttttaaaattcacgattactccttttcttttttaatatatctctTACCTGCTATATCTTTACCAACTTTCCATGCTAAAAGAGATAACACTAGGGAAAACTCCAAGATAGATGGAActatttgaaaaagtaatgCATTTAGCAATCCAGTAATAGATCGAATGCCTCTAGAAagaaatgtatgtatgttttttttgaaaaaatgattaccgtgaaataattaacgaaagcTCTCCTGCTTTACtttgaagtaaaatatctaaatctaaagcaagaataacataaaaaaaattaaaaaaaagctgtcgttgtttttcctttttagtatttttgtttccttattatataaaaaaacataccAATAGAATGCAAATGCTTAAAAGTTGTACAAGCAATTGCAGAACAAGCTGAATAAGATACCTACAATACAGTTGATTTTTCCTAAAGTCTAAATAAGGTTGGGGTATAGCTTACTCGGCTAAATAATGCATTACGGAGTTCATTGAAGCCCGACGCTAGGATTCTTGAAGCACCATAACCAGAAATAAGGGctaacatatacatacacactttttatatttttttaatgtttaagtGGCTTTTCTAAAACATTAAGAAAAGCCGTTGACAGACCTAGAGCAGAGAGAACGAGTGGCACAGGTTTTTCGATGATAGGAGCCTCTACGCTACCATTATCGTTCCTCGTTTTATTCAAGAATTCGTTTGgtagattgtttaaaatggaTTCTTCATTTTGAGATAAATTGTCGATTAACTGACCAAGCAGCAATGGAGTTtgtatcgttattaattttgcaacaaTCATAGAGGCCACAGAAAAGATAACCCGAAATCGGTGTGGactagaaaaaagaaagcagtCATCAGCACAACACTTAAGTATGAGAGGGGTTCCATTGCAGAACATACGAATCTTGAAGCCAAAAAAAAGGATATAAACGcgatatcattttcattagTTCTGatgttttaaagtatttttgaaacgttgCTTTTGTAAGCGTATGAAACAAAACCGAACGATTGTTGCTAAATGGATCATagacaaaaaatgtattgGTTTTGTGTGCATTTGTTACCCACACAGGGCATCGGTAATAGGGTGAGAGTAAAGAATGACGTTTTAGGAATTTAGACATTGCAAAGTCTCATGctatgtataaaaagaaatttttatcaagTACTGTTCCCGGAAttcaaacaatgaaaattcttttcttgttgACTGGCACGAATAATTCATagttataaaatgttttagtAGCAGCTTGTTTAtgttttgaacaattttatgCGTGAAATTCCTTTTCTAGATGACACAAAAAAGAGAAAGCGCTTTGTTTGCCGCACAagacattttattgttttgccTTAGTCTCCATCAACAGTCTTTACTTCATTGGTTCcgtttgtttatttgataaaaaaaaaaaaaaactatcacGGGTGTTCTTTTACTGCACCTAATTCAATCGAGTCTCTTGTCTTTAAAGCGCATGCGCACCAAAAGTGTTCATGTTGTCTTTCTCTACCCTGTATGGCTGTCCATCCAACAGTAAGcgcttttgtttatttttttttaaaataaacacagtCTTATGCATCGGCTTTAACTTATCTTGTTCATGACAGAAAGTCATGAAGAgctagtttctttttttttaaacattttacgtAGTAACCGTAATCCTTTAATCAAAGGTAAGGTCTTTATTGAACGAACGCGTCTCGACCAGAgtgaagaaaaacaattaaaaaccatttagaaaattttttacacTATTTTATTAACGTGAAATGTCAAATGCTGAATGGTTCGTAAACATTCATGAAAACAAAGATGGTATCAAAGAATGTTGAGGGCACGATTGCAAATAAAGTCCCtgttgaaaaaacaaactttatttttaaaatgatccgatttttttaacaaaccaaaattaaaagtttaaattcttcaatacACAAAGGAAATGTTACTTAAGCGTAAAGCTTAATGTGCTCTACTTTGTGTGTCTACATGTAGATGTTCAcagtacaaaatttaagataatttttacaaaattataaaagtgtTACCAACCTAATTTTTTACTGTTACTTAAAATAACTGAGAACacgaaattattctttacCCAATTTAGCGAAGAATTGCTGTAGTGATATGTTAAGAGTATTCACGGCATGCTGAACTTATAAAAGATGACATTACTAGAATGGAGTGAAGAAGATTATTTTGTGAGACCTTTACCGCGTTTTCCTCAACGTATAGCAGTGGATGTTTTCTATGATCATCGCAAGTATCTTCCGGGTGATGTGTTTCGTTGTCATATAGAAATACGACCtccttctttttgttttaatgttCCCATGAGTCGACTTGACGAGTTTAAAGAAAACTTTACTCTTGACTTA
Coding sequences within:
- the LOC128883041 gene encoding uncharacterized protein LOC128883041 isoform X1 — its product is MKNATSGTWFKSFSNDLVNEDIVQENKLPLIFSQEETLSQKPFPTTQTHVKQDSFQGNSKLIDSTNTTDLRLPSSAMLGQPEITKEPKVSSEPPIAEERYPLGTGEKKLLPRKTRKANVFSSINVNELKKSVPFKEDTEKLLESKEDEKIALPVKNEDSPIEKNESNSKEWERKRDAAASKIQAWWKGTLTRIFLTGALVERRLRYNHQGKDFKIKTNTDPYRHFLLLNDTYSTHKLSLKTDSIKPWPRSHVALLCDFLETLKATKKTLKPSCTIQGIYTNKLKESYNLQASRHVEETIKQLQISEFQRREIEKLWELNDDPNADEFK
- the LOC128883041 gene encoding uncharacterized protein LOC128883041 isoform X2, whose translation is MKNATSGTWFKSFSNDLVNEDIVQENKLPLIFSQEETLSQKPFPTTQTHVKQDSFQGNSKLIDSTNTTDLLPSSAMLGQPEITKEPKVSSEPPIAEERYPLGTGEKKLLPRKTRKANVFSSINVNELKKSVPFKEDTEKLLESKEDEKIALPVKNEDSPIEKNESNSKEWERKRDAAASKIQAWWKGTLTRIFLTGALVERRLRYNHQGKDFKIKTNTDPYRHFLLLNDTYSTHKLSLKTDSIKPWPRSHVALLCDFLETLKATKKTLKPSCTIQGIYTNKLKESYNLQASRHVEETIKQLQISEFQRREIEKLWELNDDPNADEFK
- the LOC128883040 gene encoding uncharacterized protein LOC128883040, yielding MSKFLKRHSLLSPYYRCPVWVTNAHKTNTFFVYDPFSNNRSVLFHTLTKATFQKYFKTSELMKMISRLYPFFWLQDSPHRFRVIFSVASMIVAKLITIQTPLLLGQLIDNLSQNEESILNNLPNEFLNKTRNDNGSVEAPIIEKPVPLVLSALALISGYGASRILASGFNELRNALFSRVSYSACSAIACTTFKHLHSIDLDILLQSKAGELSLIISRGIRSITGLLNALLFQIVPSILEFSLVLSLLAWKVGKDIAGATLVTMAAYVIFTAKVTQKRTVYRKLMNEAEQKTSGVLLDSIMNSESIRFFANEPLELGKYRSIQKHSQNASIKVAQSLAFLNFGQQLIFNVGLCSSMLLTASHILSNTIPVGTMAFVSSLLFQLSIPLNMLGSVYRDTRSHLVDLEKLYEVLSIKPTCFSIPHAKSLQLTPTSAIKFEDVSFGYKKDNIDQQTSRLYEPTPYSKYTPILSNLNLEIPQGSKIGIVGTSGSGKSTLFKLLFRLYDPHEGRITINGDDLRTLNIRSLRENIGIVPQDLTLFHDTILMNLRYGNMNASFQQVIQATKAAQIYDTIINNFSQGFDTIVGERGLKLSGGEKQRIAIARCLLRNPRILLLDEPTSCLDSITEKNIMNQFKKLTDTTVIVVAHRLGTIVDANMIYVFNRGRIVEQGTHQQLISIPNGYYSDLWNEQRRNDLSLFTS